From a region of the Mesomycoplasma ovipneumoniae ATCC 29419 genome:
- a CDS encoding peroxiredoxin, giving the protein MQTKFKNKAYNLVSSLIQPGEKLEFTVSDINFDVVDFKNFGKTTLISIFPSINTKICDEQTTSIRDLSRKYSQFRFISVSLDLPSAIAQWKNANLSENMEIYSDYRLRSFGLATGFLIDDVFLLNRGYIIVDSEGKVLVVEPNSDVHDQINFEQLEKHLQNLS; this is encoded by the coding sequence ATGCAAACAAAATTCAAGAACAAAGCATATAATTTAGTTTCATCATTAATACAACCAGGAGAAAAACTAGAATTTACCGTTAGTGATATAAATTTTGATGTTGTTGACTTTAAAAATTTTGGAAAAACAACACTAATCTCGATTTTTCCGTCAATTAACACCAAAATTTGTGATGAACAAACAACATCCATCCGTGATTTATCAAGGAAATATTCACAATTTAGATTTATTTCAGTTTCACTAGATCTTCCTTCTGCGATTGCTCAGTGAAAAAATGCAAATTTATCCGAAAATATGGAGATATATTCTGACTATCGTTTGCGTAGTTTTGGACTAGCTACTGGATTTTTAATTGATGATGTATTTTTATTAAATCGTGGTTATATTATTGTTGACTCTGAAGGAAAAGTTTTAGTTGTTGAACCTAATTCTGATGTTCACGATCAAATTAATTTTGAACAATTAGAAAAACATCTTCAAAACCTTTCATAA